The proteins below are encoded in one region of Periplaneta americana isolate PAMFEO1 chromosome 11, P.americana_PAMFEO1_priV1, whole genome shotgun sequence:
- the Ilp7 gene encoding probable insulin-like peptide 7, which translates to MLLPVTTVTALCVLIELSESTKTENELEEMFKARSEEDWENAWHRERHTRCQETLLRHLYWACEKDIYRLSRRNDYQQKENLFLDEGEPRYPFLSVVEARVFLRDRRRQRRRGPGSSITEECCHNTAGCTWEEYAEYCPANKRLRKFV; encoded by the exons ATGCTGCTTCCAGTAACCACTGTCACTGCGCTTTGTGTCCTCATCGAGTTATCAGAATCTACAAAGACGGAGAACGAACTGGAGGAAATGTTCAAGGCAAG GTCCGAAGAGGACTGGGAGAACGCGTGGCACCGTGAGAGACACACCAGATGTCAGGAGACGCTGCTGCGTCATCTGTACTGGGCGTGCGAGAAGGACATCTACCGGCTGTCGCGGAGAAATGACTATCAGCAAAAGGAGAACCTTTTCCTCGACGAGGGCGAACCAA GATACCCGTTCCTGAGCGTGGTGGAAGCTCGGGTGTTCCTGCGGGATCGCCGACGACAGAGGAGACGAGGACCTGGATCGTCCATCACAGAGGAGTGCTGCCACAACACCGCAGGATGCACCTGGGAAGAGTACGCCGAGTACTGCCCCGCCAACAAACGATTGCGAAAGTTCGTCTAA